Below is a window of Triticum urartu cultivar G1812 unplaced genomic scaffold, Tu2.1 TuUngrouped_contig_5818, whole genome shotgun sequence DNA.
CTCTAGATTGCATTGTCTTCAGTTGCGAAATCTGTTGGGAGAGAAGAACTGAATACCCTGTCCTTTGCCTTATCCGCCTGAAAAAGAAAATTCAGAGTTTCAGTCTACCAGCATATGATATATGGCTCATAATTAGATTCAGTCATATCAAATTTGATATCTCTGCTAAGCATTCATCCATCTCTGCATGTATACCTCTCTATCCCAGTCTGTGCATATCGTGATGGCCATGAGCAGCAGGACTTGCACCATCAGGCCACAGATGATGCCCAGCCAAAGTCCCTGTTCGTGTTCACCGATAAAACCCACAGCATCAGTACCTCAAAAACCACTGGCACATAGGCACTCACCGCAAATTCAGGGCAGCAAAAGGGAAATTTTTGATCATTTGAGGGGGACAAGATGTACCGTCCCGCCGACTTGGAAGACGAAGGCTATGAGGTAGGCCGAGGGGATGCCGACGATATAGTAGGCGCCAAGATTGATCCAAGCACCAATCTTCTGCCATCCACAGCCTCTAGCCACCCCTGCATAGTGCGTTGCACATCACAAGAGAACATTCTTATCTCTGCTTCAAAGTTCAAACACAGTTTCGATTTCTATCTCTGCCTGAATACCATCTAAGTAGTAATGAACTAGACCCACAGTGATAGAAGTTTTGCGCTCGTTCTGCGGCAAAAAAGATGTTGACAGTCTGTACCTGAAAGGACGCACTGAATTCCGTCGAAGAAGTTGGAGACCGAGATGATGAGCATCATCCAGGCAACGTAAGTCACAACCTCCTCCACGTCGCTGTAGGCATGCCCCCACACGTATCTGATGCAGATCAGCACCAACCCCATGATCAGTCCTTCCGCCACGGCCAAGAAGACGACGACACGCACCGCGAGGCAGGCAGCGTCGGGGCGCCCCGCGCCGAGCTCGTTCGAGACACGGGTGCTGCATGATCAATAAGAGGTGCAGATCGATATGATGAACATCTGCAGCACAAGTCCTAGGATAATCAAGGACCCTAATGTAGGAGGATTTAGGCCTAGTTTTACCTTATGGCCGAGCCGAGGCCAAAGGGGATCATCCATACAAAGGCAGCGGTGTTGAGGCTGCCAAGAACGAACAATGCACATGTTTTTCATCAGCCGAAAAAACCAGTGTAACACGTGGTAACTTCGGCCTGCCATTAAGTACCTGATGGACAGCACCGAAGTCTCCAGCTTTGGATTGGGAAGAAGGCCTGAGAGGAGCACTATGAGCTCGAACGACCACATCTCCAAGCTGCAAttgcatcatcatcatcatcgtcgtcgtcgtcataaGTTGAAACTACTTATTCAGGAAGAGCAAATAGCAGCAGGCTCACCAGACCATGAGGGCGGACGGGACGGCGAGCCGGAAGAAGCTGAGCACGTCGCGGAAGGCCTCCGCGGAGAACCCCGTCCACGTCTCCTTGCAGGAGCTCGACACCCTCACGTACACCGCCAGCACGATCACGTAGACCCAGTAGGAGATGGCGTTGCTGAGCGCGGCGCCCTTGCTGCCCATCCCGGCGACGTACACGAGCAGCCAGCAGACGAGGAGGTGGAACGCCGCGGCGGCGCCGGCGCTCGCCATCACGGGGAACACGATGTTCTGCGTCTGCAGGAACCGGACGTGGCACTGCAGCAGCCCGTAGGCGAAGATCGCCGGGATCATCCACCGGGCGTAGGTGCCGGCCTCCGCCGCGATGTCGGGGTCTTGGCC
It encodes the following:
- the LOC125529753 gene encoding protein DETOXIFICATION 16 (The sequence of the model RefSeq protein was modified relative to this genomic sequence to represent the inferred CDS: added 243 bases not found in genome assembly); translated protein: MAKGGVEEALLLASRDEGLGLGVRDEVKKQLWLAGPLIAGALLQNLIQMISVMYVGHLGELALAGASMASSFATVTGFSLLLGMASALDTLCGQAYGARQYHLLGVYKQRAMVILTLVSIPLAVVWFYTGEILLLFGQDPDIAAEAGTYARWMIPAIFAYGLLQCHVRFLQTQNIVFPVMASAGAAAAFHLLVCWLLVYVAGMGSKGAALSNAISYWVYVIVLAVYVRVSSSCKETWTGFSAEAFRDVLSFFRLAVPSALMVCLEMWSFELIVLLSGLLPNPKLETSVLSISLNTAAFVWMIPFGLGSAISTRVSNELGAGRPDAACLAVRVVVFLAVAEGLIMGLVLICIRYVWGHAYSDVEEVVTYVAWMMLIISVSNFFDGIQCVLSGVARGCGWQKIGAWINLGAYYIVGIPSAYLIAFVFQVGGTGLWLGIICGLMVQVLLLMAITICTDWDREADKAKDRVFSSSLPTDFATEDNAI